A DNA window from Chryseobacterium sp. MEBOG06 contains the following coding sequences:
- the kduI gene encoding 5-dehydro-4-deoxy-D-glucuronate isomerase has protein sequence MAQSEFRYAHHPEDVKKYTTEDLRREFLIDDLFNEDQVKLVYSMYDRLIVGGIMPSSRALKLEPTDDLKAENFLDRRELGIINVGGVGKVNVDGKVYELGNKEALYIGKGAKEVIFERSGDEQPYFYINSAPAHHTYPTKKITKNEAEIVELGDEKYANKRVINKLIVNSVLETCQLQMGMTELQPGSVWNTMPAHTHTRRMEAYFYFDLEEGQTVSHFMGQADETRHIFMTNRQAVLSPEWSIHSGVGTSNYTFIWGMAGENMDYGDMDGIKTNELK, from the coding sequence ATGGCACAATCAGAATTTCGTTACGCCCATCATCCCGAAGATGTTAAAAAGTATACTACAGAAGATCTTAGGAGGGAGTTTCTTATCGATGATTTATTCAATGAAGATCAGGTGAAATTAGTCTATTCTATGTATGACAGGCTTATAGTGGGTGGTATAATGCCTTCGTCCAGAGCTTTGAAGCTGGAGCCTACTGATGATTTGAAAGCTGAAAACTTTCTGGATAGGAGAGAGCTGGGAATTATCAATGTAGGAGGTGTTGGAAAAGTAAATGTAGATGGTAAAGTTTATGAACTTGGAAATAAAGAAGCTTTATACATTGGAAAAGGCGCAAAAGAAGTGATTTTTGAAAGATCCGGTGATGAACAGCCGTATTTCTATATCAATTCTGCCCCTGCACATCATACCTATCCTACGAAAAAGATCACAAAGAACGAAGCTGAAATTGTAGAGCTGGGTGACGAAAAATACGCCAATAAAAGGGTGATCAATAAACTGATTGTAAATTCTGTTCTTGAAACCTGCCAGCTTCAGATGGGAATGACAGAACTTCAGCCTGGAAGTGTCTGGAATACAATGCCTGCCCATACTCATACCCGAAGAATGGAAGCTTATTTCTATTTTGATCTGGAAGAAGGGCAGACAGTAAGCCACTTCATGGGGCAGGCTGATGAAACCCGCCACATTTTTATGACCAACAGACAGGCGGTGCTTTCTCCCGAATGGTCTATTCATTCCGGTGTAGGAACTTCCAATTATACTTTTATCTGGGGGATGGCCGGAGAAAATATGGACTACGGTGATATGGACGGCATCAAAACAAACGAACTAAAGTAA
- a CDS encoding gluconate 5-dehydrogenase, translated as MNLFDLSGKVAVVTGGTHGLGMAMAEGLAAAGAELAITSTTPSKLDQALQYYHEKGYNATGYLFDVTDELEAAQKVALMEATHGKIDILVNNAGIIKRVPAIDMEVEDFRKVIDVDLTGPFIMSKLVGKYMIKRKSGKIINICSMMSELGRDNVVAYGSAKGGLKMLTKNLATEWAKHNIQVNGIGPGYFATSQTEPIRVDGNPFNDFIISRTPEGRWGNPEDLAGTAIFLASEASQFINGQIIYVDGGILATIGKPANE; from the coding sequence ATGAATTTATTTGATTTATCCGGCAAAGTAGCCGTTGTTACAGGCGGTACCCATGGATTAGGAATGGCTATGGCTGAAGGTCTTGCTGCTGCAGGAGCTGAATTGGCAATCACCAGTACGACCCCGTCAAAACTAGACCAGGCTTTACAATACTATCATGAAAAAGGATATAATGCAACCGGTTATCTTTTTGATGTAACAGACGAGCTTGAAGCTGCTCAGAAAGTAGCTTTGATGGAAGCTACCCATGGAAAAATAGATATCCTTGTCAATAATGCTGGTATCATCAAGCGTGTTCCCGCTATTGATATGGAGGTGGAAGACTTCAGAAAAGTAATCGATGTAGATCTTACCGGACCTTTTATCATGTCGAAATTAGTCGGCAAATATATGATCAAAAGAAAATCGGGAAAGATTATCAATATCTGCTCGATGATGAGTGAGCTGGGTCGTGATAATGTAGTAGCCTACGGTTCTGCAAAAGGCGGTCTTAAAATGCTTACCAAAAATCTGGCAACAGAATGGGCCAAACACAATATCCAGGTGAACGGAATCGGTCCCGGATATTTTGCAACCTCTCAGACAGAACCTATTCGTGTGGATGGGAACCCTTTCAATGATTTTATCATCAGCAGAACTCCGGAAGGAAGATGGGGAAACCCCGAAGACCTTGCTGGAACAGCTATTTTCCTGGCTTCTGAGGCCAGTCAGTTTATCAACGGACAAATTATTTACGTTGATGGCGGAATCCTGGCAACAATCGGAAAACCGGCTAATGAATAA
- a CDS encoding sugar kinase yields the protein MTGKIVTFGEVIMRLSPPGNRTMKQSHEMEFFFGGTELNVASSLAAMGCEVKHISCVSNDFVGESAVSFIKGFGIDTTFISKNEHPLGLYFLEVGSSVRASRIAYNRLNGSFANIQAGHVDWEKVLEDCEYFHWTGISPGISETAYETLKQGLKTAQKKGIQITTDPAYRSNLWKYGRNGNEVLKELVSYSTIFMGGVNEINEILGTQFSSDKEGFIEACKELKQQIPSIHKIFDKIRIGVTASSQQTQGRALVDGNYFETELLEVNPVVDRIGTGDAFAAGLIYGLIHFDEQKALKFANAACAIKHTIPGDINYSGVDDIMEVMNGNSGGRIKR from the coding sequence ATGACAGGTAAAATAGTCACATTCGGTGAAGTGATCATGCGTCTTTCCCCACCCGGAAACAGAACCATGAAACAAAGCCACGAAATGGAGTTCTTTTTCGGAGGAACAGAGCTTAATGTAGCGTCTTCATTAGCAGCAATGGGCTGCGAAGTGAAACATATCAGCTGTGTTTCCAATGATTTTGTGGGAGAATCTGCTGTTTCTTTCATCAAAGGCTTTGGAATTGACACGACTTTCATCAGTAAAAATGAACATCCGTTAGGGCTGTATTTTCTGGAAGTGGGTTCATCTGTCCGTGCCAGCAGAATAGCATATAACAGGCTTAACGGATCATTTGCCAATATTCAGGCTGGCCATGTAGACTGGGAAAAGGTCCTTGAAGATTGCGAATATTTCCACTGGACTGGTATCAGCCCCGGAATTTCTGAAACGGCCTATGAAACATTAAAGCAGGGTCTGAAAACCGCTCAAAAAAAAGGAATTCAGATTACAACAGATCCGGCCTACCGTTCCAACCTTTGGAAATACGGCAGAAATGGGAACGAAGTTTTGAAAGAACTGGTCTCTTACTCTACGATTTTCATGGGTGGAGTGAATGAAATCAATGAAATTCTCGGAACTCAGTTTTCTTCAGATAAAGAAGGTTTCATTGAAGCCTGTAAAGAATTAAAACAACAGATCCCCTCCATTCATAAAATTTTCGATAAAATAAGAATAGGTGTTACAGCGAGTTCTCAGCAGACGCAGGGAAGAGCTTTAGTGGACGGGAATTATTTTGAAACTGAGCTTCTGGAGGTTAACCCTGTAGTCGACAGAATCGGGACCGGAGACGCTTTTGCAGCAGGTCTTATTTATGGTTTGATCCACTTTGATGAGCAAAAGGCATTGAAATTTGCCAATGCAGCCTGCGCTATTAAGCATACCATTCCCGGAGATATCAATTACTCTGGTGTTGACGATATTATGGAAGTTATGAACGGAAATTCAGGAGGAAGAATAAAAAGATAA
- the uxaC gene encoding glucuronate isomerase — MKPFITDQFLLQNKYAEELYFRFAEKQPIIDYHNHLIPKDIAEDTVFENISKVWIAGDHYKWRAMRTMGVNEKFITGDASDKEKFEAWAKTVPYTLRNPLYHWTHLELKRYFGIDELLCGDNASEIYDNITAQLQTPEKSTRGLLKMMNVESLCTTEDPTDVLNYHQDLVKSDFSIKVSTAFRPDKAILIENHNFPDYISKLGESAGIEINSYQTLCDALLKRIDYFHENGCRLCDHGLNNISFEEAAEAEVNAIFNDKLAGKVIAEKQVNQFKTAILLFLGEAYHQYGWVQQFHLGALRNNNERMHRILGPDTGWDSIGDFVQAETLSKLLNTLDGKDRLTKTILYNLNPADNEIFATMIGNFNDGSIKGKVQFGSGWWFLDQKDGMIKQMNALSNMGLISCFVGMLTDSRSFLSYPRHEYFRRVLCNLFGEEMKNGELPDDIELIGKTISDICYHNAKNYFDF; from the coding sequence ATGAAACCTTTTATAACAGATCAATTTTTATTACAAAATAAATACGCTGAAGAACTCTACTTCAGATTCGCAGAAAAACAACCAATCATTGATTATCATAATCATCTGATTCCTAAAGATATTGCAGAAGACACTGTTTTTGAGAATATTTCAAAAGTGTGGATTGCAGGCGACCACTATAAATGGCGGGCCATGCGTACGATGGGAGTAAATGAAAAATTCATCACAGGAGATGCTTCAGACAAAGAAAAATTTGAAGCATGGGCAAAAACAGTTCCTTATACTTTGAGAAATCCTTTGTATCACTGGACTCATTTGGAATTAAAAAGATACTTCGGAATTGATGAACTTTTGTGTGGGGATAATGCATCTGAAATTTATGACAACATCACTGCTCAGCTTCAGACTCCTGAAAAATCAACAAGAGGTCTTCTGAAAATGATGAATGTAGAATCTCTGTGTACAACGGAAGACCCTACAGATGTGTTGAATTACCATCAGGATCTTGTAAAAAGTGACTTCAGCATCAAAGTAAGTACCGCTTTCCGTCCTGACAAAGCTATTTTAATTGAAAATCATAATTTCCCTGATTATATTTCTAAACTGGGCGAATCCGCGGGAATTGAAATCAATTCTTACCAGACGTTGTGTGATGCTTTACTTAAAAGAATCGACTATTTCCATGAAAACGGATGCAGACTTTGTGACCACGGTCTGAACAATATTTCTTTCGAAGAGGCTGCAGAAGCCGAAGTGAATGCTATTTTCAATGATAAACTGGCAGGAAAAGTAATTGCCGAAAAACAGGTGAATCAGTTCAAAACAGCTATTTTATTATTCCTGGGTGAAGCATATCATCAGTATGGATGGGTTCAGCAGTTTCATCTGGGTGCATTGAGGAATAACAATGAAAGAATGCACCGAATTCTGGGTCCGGATACAGGCTGGGATTCTATCGGAGACTTTGTTCAGGCTGAAACGTTGTCTAAATTATTAAATACTTTAGATGGAAAAGACAGATTGACGAAAACCATTTTATACAATTTAAACCCTGCCGATAACGAAATTTTTGCCACCATGATCGGGAATTTCAACGACGGCAGCATCAAAGGAAAAGTACAGTTCGGCTCAGGATGGTGGTTTCTCGATCAAAAAGATGGAATGATCAAGCAGATGAATGCTCTTTCCAATATGGGATTAATAAGCTGCTTTGTAGGAATGCTTACCGACTCCAGAAGCTTTCTTTCTTATCCGAGACACGAATATTTCAGAAGAGTATTGTGTAACCTTTTCGGAGAAGAGATGAAAAACGGAGAACTTCCGGATGATATAGAGCTGATCGGGAAAACGATCTCAGACATCTGTTATCACAACGCTAAAAATTATTTTGATTTTTAA